CGCAGACGGGCGGCACGCCGCTCTCCGTCCTCCCCGCGATCGCGCTGCTGGCGGGTGGAGCTCTGCTCCTCATCGTCTCCGCGCGTCGCGCGACCCACCGATAACCACTGATCGCGTCAGCCACGGGGGACCTCCCTCCGGGGGCTGATCGAGGTACCCAGAAATGCACTTCTCACAGTCCACTTCGTCCGTTCCGCTGCCGAAAGGCTCCGTCATGATCGTCTTCGGGACCCGTCCCGAGATCATCAAGCTCGCCCCGCTCGTCCGCGAACTGGGAGATGCCGCCTTCGTCGTCCATACCGGGCAGCACTACGACCCGGGGATGTCCCGGGTGTTCCTCCGGTCCTGCGGGATCGAGCGCGTCGATCTCCAGCTGCATGTCGGCGGTCTCCCGCGCGCGGCGCAGATCGGGCGCGCCGCCGAGCAGATCGCCGAGGCCATCACCCGCTTCGAGCCGCGGTACGTCGTGGTCCAGGGCGACACGAACGCGACGTTCGCCGCCGCTCTCGCCGCGAATGCCGCAGGGGTGCGCCTCGGGCACGTCGAGGCGGGACTGCGGGCGCACGATCGCCGGATGCCCGAGGAGCACAACCGGGTGATGGTCGACCACATCGCTGACGACCTGTTCGCGGCGACGGCGGCGAACCGTGCCAACCTCCTCGCCGAGGGCATCGACGAGGAGCGCATCCTCGTCACCGGCAATCCGGTGGTGGAGGCGGTGCGCGCCCAGCGCGCGGGCGCGGCCGGCGATGCGGACGAGCTCGCGCGGCTCG
This genomic stretch from Microbacterium sp. Nx66 harbors:
- the wecB gene encoding non-hydrolyzing UDP-N-acetylglucosamine 2-epimerase — its product is MIVFGTRPEIIKLAPLVRELGDAAFVVHTGQHYDPGMSRVFLRSCGIERVDLQLHVGGLPRAAQIGRAAEQIAEAITRFEPRYVVVQGDTNATFAAALAANAAGVRLGHVEAGLRAHDRRMPEEHNRVMVDHIADDLFAATAANRANLLAEGIDEERILVTGNPVVEAVRAQRAGAAGDADELARLGLTPAGFVLATLHRQENVDTPENLLATLRAFNAIAASGWPVVFPVHPRTRAMLTSLDATHLLDALIAEEPLPYERFLALAAHAALLVSDSGGIQEEATVIGRPVLVVRDSTERPEALGAFTRLVTPQELAPAASALLGAVEPTLARLATLPSPFGDGQATARIAAHIRSTVASTRTEES